The Hyphomicrobium sp. 99 genome contains the following window.
GCATGAGGTTCTTGCACCGCCTGGGGGATTGGGCCGAGACCTGAGAAAAAGCCCCTCGGCCAACGAATGAGCCGTCAAAACTTCATTGCGCCGCAATAAGTTAGCTGGAAATCGCCCTCAGTGTGACCGGACTGCGACACGCCGTGCGACAATCTTGCCGACCCACACTTTTTTCGCGAAGCGCCGTGCTTCCAACGCACTGTTGAGGGTACCAATCACCTGAGCCGCCGAGCTTTCGCAATCTTCAGAGACGTATCAATGACCAAACGCCTTCAACTGCTCAACGTCTCCGCCTGCGCGATCTCCGCTGCGCTCACCGTGGCCGGATGCTCGACCGCCTCCATGCCGACCATCGGCTCCATCAGTCCCTTTGGAGGGAACTCGATTTCTGAAATCGACCGCGCTTATCTGCAGGCCGCAGGAAGCTGGGATCTCAACCACGACAACGTCGTGACGTGCAACGAGTGGAAATCTTACGCGGAAGACCTCTTCAACAGTGCCGACACCGACCACGACGATTCCCTCGACGCGTCCGAGTGGAACAATCTGACCAAGATCGACAAGTTGTTCGTGACTGCAGATTTGAAATATTTCGACCAGAACGGCGACGGCAAAGTCACGCGACAGGAATTCGTCGACAAGCCGAACCCCGCGTTCGTGCTGATGGACAAGGCCGGCACGTGCAAGCTCGATGGATCTCAGATCGCGAGCGCACGCTCGAAGACCGAATACGACACGTCCGGCGCGAAACCGCAAAACAGCGACCCGCGTGAGCAGGGTGGCGACGTCGGTAAAGCCGCAAACGGCGGCCTCAGCAAATAACCATCGTCCTCGGGACAAGCCCGAGGATGACATTTGTGGCTGAAGCGCTGCGCTCGATCCCAACCACCGTCATCCCGGCGAAGGCCGGGATCCAGGCAACGTACTGCGCATTCGCGCTTGCGGGTCACGCGGAGCTAACCGCGCCTGACGTTTTGTTGAAGCTTGTCTGGGTGCCGGCCTCCGCCGGCATGACGGAGTGTGTGCAAGCATGCGGGCAATCCGCCGCCTTCCCGGGCGAAGCGCAAGCCTGACCTTTGAAAACGTCATCCTCGGCTTTATGCTGAGGATCCATGTTTCAACTTGCGCTGCTGCTTGATGGAAATGCGAGGTTAGGATCCTGACCCCGGCACGCGAAGCTCAGCCGCCGGCCGCTCGCAATTCATCGAGCGAGAAGACATATCGCGCGGTGCAGAACTCGCACGTGACGACGATCTTTCCGTTTTCGTCGAGCATGTCGGAAAGTTCGTTTGCACCGAATGCCAGCAGCACGTTCTCGACTTTCTCCCGGCTGCACCGGCAGAAAGATGACAGCGGAATGACCCGCTCGATGGCAACGGCCTCTTCATGGAAGAGCCGGAGCAACAGCCGCTCGACGGTCAGACCCGGATCGAGCAGTTCGAGATCTTCGACGGTCGCGGCGAGCATCTCCACACGCTTCCAGTCGTCGTCCTGGTCGACACCGCCTTCGTCGAGCGACGCCCCGAGGCTTTGCACCATCAAGCCGCCCGCGCGCCGGTGCCAGCGCGTGTCCGACTGCGGCGCCTGCTTCGGCGCAACGTAGTGCTCAGCAACGGCGGTCCGTATGAACGTCGGCAGACTTTCACGCTGCTGGAAGTAAGCGGCAGCCGTCGCCGAGAGCGGCGCATTCTCGAAAGCCAACACGCCTTGATAGCGCTCTTGGCCCGGACCTGAATCGAGCGTGATCGCGAGATGACCGTTGCCCAGCGCCGCCGCAGTCTCCTGCCGCGTCCCGCTTTGAGCGATCTCCGCGACCTTCTCCGCATCATAGCGCGCATAGCCTCTGAGGCGGCCGCTTGCGGTGTAGTCGGCAACGAGAATGGAAACCGGACCGTCCGATCGCGTCAGCAGATTGAGATTGCCGCCTTGCGGCAGCGCTGACCCGCACAACGCCGCCAACGCCAGCGCTTCCGAAAGTGCGCGGCCTGGAAGATCGGGCATCGCATGCGGAGCGACGATCTGATCGAGCGTCGCGCCGAGCCGCACCAGCCGGCCGCGAATATTCG
Protein-coding sequences here:
- a CDS encoding Hsp33 family molecular chaperone HslO, with product MPVDTPPKSPAIPIDDVVVAFRTQNSNIRGRLVRLGATLDQIVAPHAMPDLPGRALSEALALAALCGSALPQGGNLNLLTRSDGPVSILVADYTASGRLRGYARYDAEKVAEIAQSGTRQETAAALGNGHLAITLDSGPGQERYQGVLAFENAPLSATAAAYFQQRESLPTFIRTAVAEHYVAPKQAPQSDTRWHRRAGGLMVQSLGASLDEGGVDQDDDWKRVEMLAATVEDLELLDPGLTVERLLLRLFHEEAVAIERVIPLSSFCRCSREKVENVLLAFGANELSDMLDENGKIVVTCEFCTARYVFSLDELRAAGG
- a CDS encoding EF-hand domain-containing protein, whose amino-acid sequence is MTKRLQLLNVSACAISAALTVAGCSTASMPTIGSISPFGGNSISEIDRAYLQAAGSWDLNHDNVVTCNEWKSYAEDLFNSADTDHDDSLDASEWNNLTKIDKLFVTADLKYFDQNGDGKVTRQEFVDKPNPAFVLMDKAGTCKLDGSQIASARSKTEYDTSGAKPQNSDPREQGGDVGKAANGGLSK